The stretch of DNA GGGGCGCGAGATGCGCAGGAAGAAGGCCTCGTTCTCCGACTCGACCGCGCGGCGGTGATAGTCGAAACGGTCGAAGATCACGCGCCCATCCTCGAGCATCCGGTAGATGCCGGTCTCGGGCGCCTCGGTGATGATGTCGACGCTGTCATCGGTGTGCTTGATCACCATCTGCGACCAGCTGTCGATCATGTCCGGGTCGGCCCAGCGGGCGTTCAGCTCTTCCACGTCCAGATCGAAGGGCTTCTTCGAGAATTCCAGCAGGTGGAACAGGAACAGCGGTGCGTCGGCATGGGCAAAGGCCGCGTGGTTGGTCATCGAACTGGCCCCGGTGATGCGCGGGTTCAACTCGCCCAGCCACAGGTCGCCGGTCTTCTTGTCGATCAGGAAATCCAGCTCGAAATAGCCGCGATAGCCTTCTTTCCGAAGTTGCTCGCCGAACCTGAAGGTCAGCTCGCGCGCCTGCTGGCGGACCTTGGGCGGAAACGCGGTCGAGAAGATCTCGTTCCCGCACCAGCCGCCGCGGTAGGGGGTCAGTTCCCTGAAGCCCACAAGCTCGGTCATCAGGGGGCCCACGATGGTGCCCTCCTTGGTGGCGCAGGCCTCGATCGCGGAGCCGCGGCAGTCGATCCGCTTCATGATCTTGATCTCGCCCTCGCCCACGATCTCGTGCTCGTGGCGGCGGAAATCGGCCTCGGACTTGATGAAGAAGGTGGTGTGCCCCGAATCCCCGAAGGCCGATTGCAGCACCAGGTCATGGCCCAGCCCCGCCTTCTCGCAGATCTGGGTCAGGTGCTTGTAGTCCTTCACCTCGGCCAGCGTGTTGGGGACGGACGGCACGCCCGCCTTGTTGCCCACGCGCACCGTCTCGATCTTGTTGTCCATCCGGGTGCGCAACTTCGCCTTGGGGAACCAGACCTCTCCGCCCAGTTCCCTGGCCAGCCGCTCGGTTTCCTCGTCGAACATCAGGAAGACGAATTTCGGCTTGCCGCCCCGGCGCTTCACGAGGTCGATCACCTCCTTGTGCTGGAGAAGGTAGTTGTTGATGTCCTCGATCGACTGGAATTCCGCGTGCGGCTGCTCGGACGGGCAGAAGACGTTGGGATGCCGCCCGTCATAGCAGTCGATGTAGCAGATGTACTTGAAGTTCTTGCACCACTCGTCCAGCCCCAGCAGGTTGAAGTTGGTGGCCGAGACGAAATAGACGGGATCCTCGTTCCGATGGAAGAAGCGGCGGATCTCGGAAATGTTCTTCAATACCTTTTTCGGCATCTTTTTCTCCCTGTCATTCTGCTGCGTTCTGTAGTTTCGGGCTGGCGTGGCGCTCCAGCGCCTCCTTGGTGAACACCCGCAGGCCCAGATCGGCGCGGTAGCCGTGGATCTCGTTCACGTCGAGCGCCAGCATGAAGTCGAGGATGTCCTTGCTGACCACCTGCCCCGGCACCAGGATCGGAAAGCCCGGCGGATAGGGGATGATGAAGGACGCGCTCACCACCTCGTCGCCGCGTTCCAGCGCATCGCGCAGGCTGCCGCTCAGTTCCAGGTAGTCGCAGTTGTTCTCGTCATAGCTGAGGAAGAACGCGCCGCGGATGTTCCCCTCGGGCGTCACCTGATCGCTGCGGAAGGCGTCGTGGAAACGGCTGAAATCCGGCAGCGGCGGCAATTCCTCCATCAGGTTGCGCACCCGCCGCTCGAAGCTGAGCTTTTCCATGCGCGAGGCGTCGTCCAGCAGTTCGTCCAGCCCCTTGGCGATCTCGACCAGCACCTCGATCAGGTAGGCGACCGAGGACCGCGTCGTGCCGATATTGGTCATGAACAGCACGGTATTGCGCGAGGTCTTGTTGATCTGGATGCCGTACTTGTCCATCAGGATCTGGGTCTTGAACGTGTCACCGTCCCAGCCGGTGCCGCCCACGGCCAGCGTGACGCGCGTCGCATCCAGCACGAACTCGTCCCGCGCCCAGCATTCCCAGATGTCGGTCCAGCCCTGGTCGGCGTTGTAGTAGCTTTCCACGCCGCTTTCGCGGTGCTCTTCGGGGATCATGTCGCCGGCGGTCAGCACCTTGAAGTATTTCTTCAGCAGCGGGTGCGTCGCGATCGCCCGGCGCATCGACATCGCCGCCTCGACCTGGCGCTGGACGAACTCGAAACCCTCAAGCTCCACCTGCCGCCGGCCCACGTCGAGCGAGGCGATGATCTGGTAGTTGGGCGAGGTGGAGGTGTGGGTCATGTAGGCTTCGTGGAAGCTCTGCTCGACCTCTCCCTTGAAGTCCTGGTCGTTGACATGGATCATCGAGCCCTGCCGCAGGGCCGTCAGCGTCTTGTGGGTGGACTGGGTGGTATAGACCCGCACCCGCGCGTTGGGCGGCGGGATCAGCCTTGTGTCCAGCAGCGTCTGTTCGTCGGCGCCCTCCAGTTCCTTGCGCTGGGCCTCGTAGGCGGTCACATGCTCTGCGGTTTTCAGGCGCTCGCGCAGCACCTTGGCGGCGTTCATGCCGGTGCGCTGGCGATAGGTCGGGCCGAACCGCGCGAATGCGAACCACGCCTCGTCCCACAGGAACACCAGGTCCGGCTTGATCGCGAGGCACTCCTCCATCACCCGCTCGACATTGTAGACGATGCCGTCGAAGGTGCAGTTGGTCAGCAGAAGCATCCGCACCCGGTCAAGCTTTCCGGCCGCCTTCAGCTTCAGAAGCTGGTGCTTGATCTCGCGCAGCGGCACCGCGCCATACATCGAGTATTCGTTGAGCGGATAACTGTCGAGATAGACGACCTGCGCGCCCGCCAGCACCATTCCGTAATGGTGCGACTTGTGGCAATCCCGGTCCACCAGCACGATATCCCCCGGCCTTATGAGGGCCTGCACGACGATCTTGTTGCAGGTCGAGGTGCCGTTGGTGGCAAAGAAGGTCTGCTTGGCCCCGAAGGCGCGGGCGGCAAGTTCCTGCGCCTCCTTGATGGGGCCGTGCGGCTCCAGCAGGCTGTCGAGGCCGCCGCTGGTGGCCGAGGTCTCGGCCAGGAAGATGTTCGGCCCGTAGAAGGCGCCCATGTCCTGGATCCAGTGCGAGCGGCTGATCGACTTGCCGCGGCTGATCGGCATGGCGTGAAAGACGCCGGTCGGCTGCTTGGAATATTCCTTGAGCGCGGTGAAGAAGGGCGTCTTGTAGCGCGACTGCACGCCGCGAAGGATGTTCAGGTGCAGTTCCAGGAAATCCTCCTGGTTGTAGAACACCCTCCGGCAGACGCCCAGGTCCAGCCCCGCGATTTCCTCGACCGAGCGACCCGTGACCAGGTAGGCGTCCAGCTCCGGGCGCACCTTGGCCAGCAGCCGGCACAGCTCGGGGCCGTAATCCTCGGGGTCGAGCGCGTCGATATCCTCGTCCTCGCCCACCCGGTTCAGGTAGCGCTTGAGGATCGGCAGCGCGTTCTTCGAACGCAGCACCAGCCCGGGGCGCACGACGACCGCCTGGATGTTGTGGTTGAACAGCACCCCGATCAGCGCGTCCTCCAGGCTGGGCACGACGACGGGTTCGTAGTGGAACTGGTCCTCGCCCCGGCGCATCCGCGCGATGTTGGACTTCATCCAGCGTTCCTGCTGGTCGGTCAGCTGGTCGACGAACAGCACCTCGAAATAGGGCTTGGACAGCGCCCGCGCCTCGGGCGAAAGCATCGCCTCGTCGTCGTTCTCCTCGGTGTCGGTATCGCCCCGGTCCAGCGGGATCGACCGCCGCCGATAGGCGCCGGAAGTCAGCGCCCGCGTCACCCGCCGGGTCGAAAAGGCCAGGTCGTCCAGGTTGCCATGCTCGAACTGGCGGCGCAGGTGGTCAAAGGCCTGCATGCCGGGAAAGGCCCAGTAGGCCTCGATCGGGGCAAGCTGGTCGAACAGCAGTTCGACC from Halovulum dunhuangense encodes:
- a CDS encoding aminotransferase class I/II-fold pyridoxal phosphate-dependent enzyme, translated to MQSMSDYYSAIQLRADRWSALRETTDALSRKQTGRGSEALKRKVELLFDQLAPIEAYWAFPGMQAFDHLRRQFEHGNLDDLAFSTRRVTRALTSGAYRRRSIPLDRGDTDTEENDDEAMLSPEARALSKPYFEVLFVDQLTDQQERWMKSNIARMRRGEDQFHYEPVVVPSLEDALIGVLFNHNIQAVVVRPGLVLRSKNALPILKRYLNRVGEDEDIDALDPEDYGPELCRLLAKVRPELDAYLVTGRSVEEIAGLDLGVCRRVFYNQEDFLELHLNILRGVQSRYKTPFFTALKEYSKQPTGVFHAMPISRGKSISRSHWIQDMGAFYGPNIFLAETSATSGGLDSLLEPHGPIKEAQELAARAFGAKQTFFATNGTSTCNKIVVQALIRPGDIVLVDRDCHKSHHYGMVLAGAQVVYLDSYPLNEYSMYGAVPLREIKHQLLKLKAAGKLDRVRMLLLTNCTFDGIVYNVERVMEECLAIKPDLVFLWDEAWFAFARFGPTYRQRTGMNAAKVLRERLKTAEHVTAYEAQRKELEGADEQTLLDTRLIPPPNARVRVYTTQSTHKTLTALRQGSMIHVNDQDFKGEVEQSFHEAYMTHTSTSPNYQIIASLDVGRRQVELEGFEFVQRQVEAAMSMRRAIATHPLLKKYFKVLTAGDMIPEEHRESGVESYYNADQGWTDIWECWARDEFVLDATRVTLAVGGTGWDGDTFKTQILMDKYGIQINKTSRNTVLFMTNIGTTRSSVAYLIEVLVEIAKGLDELLDDASRMEKLSFERRVRNLMEELPPLPDFSRFHDAFRSDQVTPEGNIRGAFFLSYDENNCDYLELSGSLRDALERGDEVVSASFIIPYPPGFPILVPGQVVSKDILDFMLALDVNEIHGYRADLGLRVFTKEALERHASPKLQNAAE
- a CDS encoding biotin carboxylase, encoding MPKKVLKNISEIRRFFHRNEDPVYFVSATNFNLLGLDEWCKNFKYICYIDCYDGRHPNVFCPSEQPHAEFQSIEDINNYLLQHKEVIDLVKRRGGKPKFVFLMFDEETERLARELGGEVWFPKAKLRTRMDNKIETVRVGNKAGVPSVPNTLAEVKDYKHLTQICEKAGLGHDLVLQSAFGDSGHTTFFIKSEADFRRHEHEIVGEGEIKIMKRIDCRGSAIEACATKEGTIVGPLMTELVGFRELTPYRGGWCGNEIFSTAFPPKVRQQARELTFRFGEQLRKEGYRGYFELDFLIDKKTGDLWLGELNPRITGASSMTNHAAFAHADAPLFLFHLLEFSKKPFDLDVEELNARWADPDMIDSWSQMVIKHTDDSVDIITEAPETGIYRMLEDGRVIFDRFDYHRRAVESENEAFFLRISRPGDYRYEGADLGILVTRGRSMTTGFKLNDRAQKWIHGIKRNFSARPLPVAEAGPALADPAFKIM